In a genomic window of Oncorhynchus keta strain PuntledgeMale-10-30-2019 chromosome 26, Oket_V2, whole genome shotgun sequence:
- the LOC118376426 gene encoding nuclear factor interleukin-3-regulated protein-like — protein MEPMSVSPNGSTETVEDGHTASLEGALIHKGLRRKREFIPEEKKDVTYWEKRRKNNEAAKRSREKRRVNDYVLESRLAAMNKENARLNTELLALKLHFGLVSPAGYAAHQSSLLRLHHAHTHSPHSPPPSSPTQSLDKDVYWGRRPSYRDPSTLPNYHHLPPVLTGQLAPAMINPHALPTRRAYPYFLEIPGVVHPANSSSLLLPPLLPSPLLSWTGVPLLRPTPRRGGSDEEGEQQVPAASSSAALPHKLRLKTIRAPTVHRDVRDRASPPLPLYVSD, from the coding sequence ATGGAGCCCATGTCAGTATCTCCAAATGGGAGCACGGAGACAGTGGAGGATGGTCATACAGCCTCCCTAGAGGGGGCGCTGATACACAAGGGCCTGAGGCGCAAGAGAGAGTTCATTCCAGAGGAGAAGAAGGACGTCACATACTGGGAGAAGCGTCGCAAGAACAACGAGGCGGCCAAGCGCtcgagggagaagaggagggtaaACGATTATGTGCTGGAGAGCCGCCTGGCGGCCATGAACAAAGAGAACGCCCGGTTGAACACAGAACTGCTGGCCCTCAAACTCCACTTTGGCCTGGTGAGCCCTGCGGGCTATGCTGCCCACCAGAGCAGCCTGCTGCGGCTCCACCATGCCCATACCCACAGCCCTCATTCTCCGCCACCCAGCAGCCCAACCCAGTCCCTGGACAAGGACGTCTACTGGGGTAGGAGGCCCAGCTACAGAGACCCCTCTACTTTGCCAAATTACCACCACCTACCCCCTGTCCTGACTGGACAACTGGCTCCTGCCATGATCAATccacatgctctaccaactagaAGGGCCTATCCATACTTCTTAGAAATTCCTGGTGTTGTCCACCCTGCAAACTCATCCTCCCTTCTTCTGCCCCcgcttctcccctctcccctattGTCCTGGACGGGGGTTCCCTTGCTGAGGCCCACCCCTAGGAGAGGGGGTTCagatgaggagggagaacagcaggtcccagcAGCCTCCTCCAGTGCTGCATTACCGCACAAGCTGAGGCTGAAGACCATCAGAGCTCCTACTGTCCACAGGGATGTCAGAGACAGGGCCTCCCCCCCGCTCCCGCTCtatgtatctgactga